TCAGAAAGGTCAGGGCCGTATCAGCTCAAGACTCAGGATGCAATATTTATGGACTGGGCCGTTGCAATAGGTGGGGTTATCCAGGCAGGATGGTATCTCAGCGCACAGAATTCCTCGGCAATATGGTGAGATAGCCTGGAATAAGTTTAGGTCAACAGCGTTGCCGTGTCCTTCGAACAGTGTCAGATCGCACTACGGATTCGACAATTCTCATTTGTGAGTGTAATCAGCATTGTCCATCTCGTTGATTCGGAATCGAACATGATCGTGGCCAGCGAACGGAACGATCCAGTCCCTGCTGAGTCAGCGGGCAGAGTAAAGTGATTTACCGCCTTCCAATGACGTCGTGTGTATGTTGATGCCCCAGGCAGATAACAATCCGCAAACAGGTCAAACAGCGGGTAAACAGGGTGAGAGTTCCAGTACTTTCTAGAGCGGATCATCAGCAGTGGTTGGTATTAGTAGTACGTACGAGTATTACTAGTAATCTTCCCTTATTCACCAAACACGCTTAGTCTgaacttcttcagcttccaACTGACCCTTCACGATATCATTCCCTTCCACTGTCCAATATACCCCTCCTCCCATCTTCACTTCCTACTTGCATAAAATTCCTGTTGCACACCTCACTTTCATAATGCCTGAGCTTTCCAAGGTCCACCCTGAAGGTACGTAATTCTGCAGGCTCCCCCTCTTACCTTTCCCCGCTTTGCTGGAAGTTATGCCAACCTCTCCTTCCCACCTTACTTTCTTTATcaatctttttctcctttctaGGAGATCGAGAATGGAGCAGAAAGAGATAAAAGGCTTTTCTTCGCGCTTATTCAggcttttattctttcctAATGGGATCGAGGTTCGCTAACATGTGGTAACCCTCCAGTCACATGGGCCCAGCGCTCATCTGCCGACGAAGCTGAGCGCAATTACCTTTATGTGAACATCAAAGCTCCTGATGTAGATCGTAAAGAAGCCACCCTCAAGATTACCCCCACCAATGTCACATTCGCCGGTGATTCCAAGAAGGGTGTTCGCTATGAAGTCTCCCTGGACTTGTACGCTGAGATCGACCCCGAGAACTCCAAGGTTAACCACAGTGACCGTGAGGTCGAGCTGGTCCTGCGtaagaaggagctgaagcagGAATACTGGCCCCGTCTTCTGAAGGACAGCCAGAAGGTCCACTTCCTCAAGACCGACTTCGATAAGGTATGGAATGTGACCTCGTCTACCAACGCGAAGACGTGCGATGCTGATAATTGTGCAGTGggtcgatgaggatgagcaGGATGAGGCTCCTGAGGACGACTATGCGAACAACTTCGGCGGCCTCGATGCcctcggcggcggcgagGGTGGTCTCGGAAACATTGACTTCTCGAAGCTTGGTGCAGGCCTTGAGGGAATGGGTGGTCCTGGTGGTCCTGGTGGCCCTGGTGGTTTTGGTGCTGAGGGCGAGTCGGTAGGTCCCGTCAATCTCGCAAACAGATTTGTCAACGTCAAACGATTGCAATTGCTGACTAGATATTccaggatgacgaggagatgCCCGAGCTTGAGGAGGCTGACAAGGATGCTGAGGAGTCGGCTAAGTCCACTAAAATCGAGGAGATCTCTTAATTATATGCAAAAAATTATTTGAAACAGGCTTGATCCATGACATTGGTGACGACTTAAAATAAGAATCAATGAGTTGTATGAGATGATCAGAGACACTATCTATTGCGTTGAGGTGTGCACTACAGTATGTGCGAGATTGAGAGTTTAGGAGCTTGAACGTTCGGGGTAATGTACGCATCGATTACTCGGGAGGTGTAAACTTAGTGGTACCTACTCTTATGCCTGAGATACCGAGATAGTGCAGGATATGTAATTGAGGTTAATATTTCAATCCGGAGTGCGTACCATGGATAAGATAACTAAAGTATCAACCTGTCCAAAAGCAACAAAAGGTATATCTACATGTCTTCTGTCAAGTCAATCCTGCTAACGCTTTGGTATTCGTTAGCGTGAGCATCTaatcttctctttgtttgTAGAATCCCAGGAAAGAGCCACCTGGGAATATTGTAGAACCTTTGTCCGCATCTCGAACAAGGAGTAACCACGTTTCATATTGTCCCTGTCTGACATAACAATGAGCCCTTGTAGAAGACTCTGTCAATCGATCCATCTCCATGTGTGATGTTGGTATAGTGGATAGTATCTACTACAACATACAAGCCTGAATCAACCAACCGCCAACATCAGCGCTTTGATCCAGAATATAGAGACAGACATACGTAACACATACATCTTGTCCTTCAAACCACCCCAATTCGGACTCTCCACCCCTTGACACgtttgaagaagagcctCAAAGCCGTTTTGAATATGGCAAGCCGCATCATGGCACCATCAACTCAGTATTTGATCGAAACTTCTCTTCCCAGTGTTCTAAAAGCCTTTATATAGAcgagtatatatatatgaccTTGCTTTTTGATCTGGTTGATTTACCATGCAAAGTCATCGGTTACAGTCTATAGCGTTTTCAAAATGGATAGTAGTGGTAGATATCTCTACCTATTTGTGGCATCAGCTAACCCTAAACATTAGATAACATATCTCAACTCCGAGTCATATACAATAAAGGAGACCACATCGTGCTTCAGGACGAGGAGAGGAAAACGATACATAAATGTGGGAAGGAGGGCTTCAAGATCTACGAGGCTCTGACGCTCATATATATCAATGATAATACAAACATCTCCGTTCCAAAAATCCGTAGCATTCAGTATGAAGACGGCAGGGAACTCAACGTCCGCTATGATGAAGCAGGAAAATCAACCAACATCCGCTACGAAGACGATAAAGTGTACGAGGTCAAATACGATGAACAAGGAAAATCAACTTATACCCCCTGCGGAAACGATGATGTAGTCCAAATAACCATGGGCTTTGTGGAGGGCGATACACTTGAAAAAGTGTGGAAGGACTTCACTTATGACCAGAAAGAGGTTCTCGCAGGGGACTTGAAGCGGTATGTCTCTGAGCTCCGTAAGCTTAAGGGTGAAAAGATTGCGGCTCTGAATGATGGAAAGGTGAGAGTCCTAAGCGGTTCCCGATATGCCCAAGAGGGCGGGCCATTTGAGTCTAGGGAAGAATTCAACCAGTTCCTGGAATTGATTGGAGTGGATATGATGCTGCACGCTTCTCTAGATGATAATTCATCATAAAGCGGCTATTCATcaaaggaggaggatgcaCCACAGGGGTGTGAGGAGTTTGTTTTCAGCCATGGCGATATTTTGCCAAGAAATATTCTTGTCAATGATCAGGGAAAGGTCACTGCTCTTGTGGACTGGGAGTTCGCTGGGTATTTTCCCATGTACTGGGAGTATAGCCGGGCAAGTCGCGAGTCTAAAGATTGGAAAgaatttcttcttttatgGGTTTTTCCTGACAAAAGAGAGTGGGGCTATACTGAGATGAAGTCTCTGAATATTAGATCGTAACTGTTAGTGGTCCGGTATTAAAGCTGCTATGACTTCTGTATTGTGGTTATCTGTTTAGTCGGGAGAATATCTGTTAAACAGCATTACTAGTGATTTAGGCGTGTGAGACGTCTTCCATACACAGCAGTTAAGTATGAGTCAATTTCATTAATTCTACGAGTATACTTGTAGAAGATACATGGTAGTGTAAGTGACTGAGTGACAGGATTAACGCTTCAGGCATGAAAGCATCACGAGGAAAGTAGCATTCTTAGTTGCTCTGGGATGCCGTATATATTTCGTTCCCGGTCTCTCACATTCCCTTAAACAACTTCGGGTTGTAGGTAAACACGACTGTGCGTAGTCTAGAGAATCCACTTCGTACCCATCTTTATATCACAAAAAAACATTATTGTAGGGCTTTAGCAATGATCGAGAATGGTGAACAACACGCCTCTGTCCCTCTATATCAAAACCGGAAGCTGAGGGGGTAGTTCCCAAGGGCGATATCCTTCATTCACTCGCCGGCCGCACAATACTTAAGGTCGGCAATAATCTGGTCCAGATCTCTGTGCTGCGGAAGCTGAGACTCTTTGTTTTATTTCAGCCAACACAACGATACCCGTTCCCAAACTTCATGATGTGCACTGGGAAGATGGCAAAGTAACTAAGATTGTCATGGACTTCATGCCCGGAAAGCCACTCCAGGAAGCGTGGAAGGGGATGGACTCCACCCGCAAACAGCGTGTAGCTGAAGAACTACATGGCCATATATCTGAACTCCGCAAGCTGAAAGGTTCCTACATTGGCGCTTTAGGCCGGGGGAAAGCTATCATAGGCAAGTTTTCGTCTCTTGAGGGCGGACCTTTCGACTCAGAGCAGGAATTCAATGAGTTCATCCTAGTCGACATGGTGAGAACGGCTCCAGATCTTCATCGACATTATACCAAGCATGCCTTGAGCGGTGATCACGAGATTGTTTCTACTCATGGGGATTTCGCCCCCCGCAATATTTtagttgatgaagaaggatatGTCACAGCTATTCTGGACTGGGAGAGTGCCGGTTGGTATCCTGAATATTGGGAGTATATTCGAGCATTTCAGTAACTGAAACCAATGCCAGACTGGCCAATCTATCTCGCTCAGATTCTTCCGCCTAAGTACGAAAAGGAATATATCGGCATGAcatttcttaatttatttctacGAACTTAAGGTTGTCACTGCGCTCCTTAGCCGATCATATGGATAGTAAGTATTCTCATCTCATTCCTCTCCTATATCAGTACAATAAATCCGGGATCATCGCTACTTCTAGAAGTTTTGCTATGGTCTGGCTCACCCTGGGGTTGTAGTTCTCTCTTCTGTCATACTCATAGATGCCTGGGGCTCCCACGATGTGTAGCACGATTGGCTTAGATGGGAACTCGAAGTCCAGGGCTGTATGGCGATATTTTGTGTAGTCGAGCGGGTCACCAACGTAGATAGCAATGTATGTTTTGGTGGGCATGTTGAGAGTAAAAGACGGCACTCGACGCAAGCACAATTGATGGCCTACAGAACCGTCGTATacaaagaaatatatatacccgCCGGTTGATGCCCCTATCTTCTCAACTTCACATGTTCCTAAGCACGGGACCAGTCGTATATACTGTGGACTTGCATGCTTTGCAACCTCTCGTGCTAGCAGGAGGCTTGTAGTAGATATATGACAGCAAATAATGGGATACTCTCGGTATCTGCTCACAGTTAAAAACGGTGAGATGGAAATACCTGGCTGATGACCTCATTAATTTGCtaatatttaactaaaaaaagaattagtCAGTCTTGGCCGTATTTCCATTACTCGAGAAGCTGAGAATCGATTTGGTAGCATGCACGAAAAAGAATGGTGGACAAGAAAACTTAGTGAGTGCATTTAATCGCAGGGCAAAAGATTAAATCTGTTGGCGGTGCCGCCACAAGACGGAAAACCCACACCTCGAAACTGTGGAGGAAGAACACATCCTTCAACTcaccgaaaagaaagatctcCTGTTGACCACCACGATCATTTCCCTCTTGTCTGTGTAACCGCGAGAGGCGTTCTTTTgctctttatctttctttccttcatttttattatttcttccGGGCATCCGGCTTTGTTGTTCTAACAGCCTCCGCCCTAGCATCCCCCCACCAACGGTTTTCGACCCGTCGACTGTGGGAGGTTCGTTTCGATCAACAACACCGCCACCGCTGGACAGGCGCGCGCTACCTATCCTTATCTGATCGGGTTTTATCAATAGAGAgaatcagaaaaagaaaaccgcCATCATGCCTCCTAAGAAGCAGAACAATgagcccaagaagaagaaggcctcGGTCGAGGACAAGGTTTGTCACCCCCGATCGCGTGATCCTATAACGTCGCTAAcgtatatttttttttttttttgaacAGACCTTTGGTATGAAAAACGTATGTAGTGACCTCCCAAAGCATATTATCCCCCCCTTTCAACACCCCCGACGGCCGTCCGAGAGAGAAATCGCCACTGACAGCAAAATCTTTCATCCTACAGAAAAAAGGTGCTCAGGCCAAGAAACAGATCGAACAATTAAGAACCCAGGAGAAATCGAACAAATCCGCCGATGCGAAGCGGAaagaggccgagaaggccCGTCGCGAGGCTGAAAAGAAGGCCGCCGaacaggcgaagaaggaggcAGCTGAGCTGTTCAAGCCTGTGCAGGTGCAGAAGATTCCCTTCGGTGTGGATCCCAAGACCGTCCTGTGTGTCTTCTTCAAGCAGGGCAATTgtgagaagggaaagaagtgCAAGTTCAGTCACGATCCGAATGTGGAGCGCAAGGCTGCTAAGAAGGATCTGTACACCGATTCTCGAGACGTGAAGGCCACGGAGGAGgagaataagaagaaggatacGATGGACGACTGGGATGAAGAGAAGCTGCGCAATGTCGTCCTCAGCAAGCACGGAAACCCGAAGACGACGACCGATAAGGTCTGCAAGTTCTTCATTGAGGCGGTCGAGAACCAGAAGT
This DNA window, taken from Aspergillus flavus chromosome 5, complete sequence, encodes the following:
- a CDS encoding HSP20-like chaperone; the protein is MPELSKVHPEVTWAQRSSADEAERNYLYVNIKAPDVDRKEATLKITPTNVTFAGDSKKGVRYEVSLDLYAEIDPENSKVNHSDREVELVLRKKELKQEYWPRLLKDSQKVHFLKTDFDKWVDEDEQDEAPEDDYANNFGGLDALGGGEGGLGNIDFSKLGAGLEGMGGPGGPGGPGGFGAEGESDDEEMPELEEADKDAEESAKSTKIEEIS
- a CDS encoding putative CCCH finger DNA binding protein (translation machinery-associated protein 46); this translates as MPPKKQNNEPKKKKASVEDKTFGMKNKKGAQAKKQIEQLRTQEKSNKSADAKRKEAEKARREAEKKAAEQAKKEAAELFKPVQVQKIPFGVDPKTVLCVFFKQGNCEKGKKCKFSHDPNVERKAAKKDLYTDSRDVKATEEENKKKDTMDDWDEEKLRNVVLSKHGNPKTTTDKVCKFFIEAVENQKYGWFWVCPNGGDACKYKHSLPPGFVLKTKEQRAAEKALMDKSPLNTLTLEDWLESERHKLTGNLTPVTPQTFAEWKKQRLDKKQAEEQARKAKEATGRTLFESGNWRAEDESSDEEGDDDDTFNLAALRRETERIREQKEEERLARLHGAPVPISNDETIAQEGEG